A window of Candidatus Bathyarchaeota archaeon genomic DNA:
TTTTTGGAGCTTGACAAATTTGTCTCCTCAAAAGAATCGTTACTGTATGTTTAGCTTTGTCTTGTAAAAAACATTTGCCCACCCCGCCGCCTCTACAAAAAATGTGGCGCCTAGCAACTTTTGTAAACGAACATTTTTATCCCAACACCACACTAGCATCCAGTCAAGGTGTAACATATGGGTAAAGGTTCAGGTTACGGAAAAGTCATCCTGTTCGGCGAACACTTCGTCGTCCACGGCATCCCCGGAGTCGTGTCAGCAATCGACTCCTCAACAGATGCAGAAGTCAAAAAATCCCCAACAATGATAATCAGAGATGAACGCAAAACCGCCAAAGGTTACAGCGAAGAAAAACGGCTCCAGCAAATCGAATCCATAGAGCGCATGCTCAAAGCCATGGATTTAGATCCCAAGATGACCTTTGACATCTGGATAGGCGGCACACTGCCCGGCTTCAGCGGACTAGGCGCCTCGGCGGCAAGCAGCGTCGCCATCGCACGCGCCATCAGCGAAGAACTCAACCTTAATTTATCTAACGAAAAAATCAACTCAGTCGCCTACGAAGGAGAAAAAGCCTACGCAGGCAACCCAAGCGGCATAGACAACACCGCAGCCACCTATGGCGGCGTCATGTGGTTTAAGAAGAACCCATCAGGCGGGCAAGACCTTGTGGAGAAAATTCACCTTAAACG
This region includes:
- the mvk gene encoding mevalonate kinase; the protein is MGKGSGYGKVILFGEHFVVHGIPGVVSAIDSSTDAEVKKSPTMIIRDERKTAKGYSEEKRLQQIESIERMLKAMDLDPKMTFDIWIGGTLPGFSGLGASAASSVAIARAISEELNLNLSNEKINSVAYEGEKAYAGNPSGIDNTAATYGGVMWFKKNPSGGQDLVEKIHLKRPVEIVIGSTGKVANTKAMVEGVAERKKANPAKYDPLFKQAESLAVAGRKAIEAGDLKKVGDLMNENHRILQEIGVSSKELDLLVDMARKQGAFGAKLTGGGGGGCMVALTPGKDLQGKVASAFKTAGYEFIATKIGVVTY